In the Stakelama saccharophila genome, TCAGCGTCTTGTCGCTGGAAAGCTTGCGCATACCGACGCTTTCGGCCTTGTTGGTGGGGACGCGCAGCGTCATCCGCTCCTTTTCAAAGCGCAAGACATAGAGTTCGAGCTGCATCCCTGCGATCTCCTGACTTTGCAGTTCGATCACACGGCCCACGCCGTGCTTGGGATAAACGACATAATCACCGACGTCGAAGGACAGCGCCTTTGCAGCCATATGGATGAAGCCTTTCCGATTGCTTCTCCCGGCGGGATTGCATGCTCGTCAATGCTGGGCTAACCAAAACCTTGCTGGATGCGACCGCGGGAGTTCCAGATTCTTCGTGCGGAGAACAATTCTGTCTCTGCTGCGAAAGCTTTTAACACAGCTGTAATATAATTTCCAGCCGTTTGTGGCGCAACCTGCCGCTTTCCGCCTGCTCGTGGCAAATTGGTACGCTCCCCGTTTTGACCGGGGAGAATTGCCTCGGCCCTGTCGCGCCGCTTTGCTGCCTGTCGCGGTGGCGGCTCAGTCGCCCTTTCCGGGTTCCGCCGAGAAATATTTATCGAACTTGCCGTCTTCGCCCTTGTGCGCGTCGGCATCGTCCGGCGTCTGGCCCGCATTGGTCGTCACGTTGGGCCATTCGGCGGAATATTTGGTGTTGATCTCGAGCATCTTTTCGAGGCCGGGCTCGGTGTCGGGCAGGATCGCCTCGGCGGGGCATTCCGGTTCGCACACGCCGCAATCGATGCACTCGCTGGGATTGATGACCAGCATGTTCTCGCCCTCATAGAAGCAATCGACCGGGCAGACCTCGACGCAATCCATGTATTTGCAACGGATGCAGGCCTCGGTGACGACGTAGGTCATTGGTGGCGGAACTCCATGCCAGTGTTTGCCATCCTGCTATGCGCGGGCGCCGAGCGCGTCAACGCTATTGGCGTTTGCCGTCTGCAAGTCCTGGTATAAGCAAGCGGCTTCGGCCGGCGGTCCGCGCCGGCGCGGCAACGCCTCGACCCGCAGCACGCGCACCCTGCCGTGGCGGGCGAAGGCGATGATGGCGCCCCGTCGCACGGCGGCGTGGGCGCGGTCGATTCGCCGCCCGTCGATGCGCAACGTCCCCGCCTCCGCCATCGCCTGTGCCACCTTGCGGCTCGGCGCCAGGCGCGCCCACCACAGGAATCGGTCGAGGCGCATCGCCGCCTCAGCCATTGCCGAATTCCAGATCCGCGAGCGCGGCGAATGCGTTGGCCGGGCCGACCGGGCGCACGGCGCCGCGGCGCGGCGCGGGGCGTCCGCGCCATGCCCAGCGGGGACGGCCTTCCTGCGGCGCCGCGCCTTTGAATCCCAACCGGGCCATCAGCTTGGCGATGGTCGGTTCGGTCAGGCCGATCGAGGTCGCCAGGGCCGGGTCGGGCGCGAAGGGCTGGCGCCCCTTGCGCCGGTCATGGGCGTCGCGCGCGATGCGTTCCACCAGATCGACCCGCACCGCCTGTCCGCCGATCATGCGAAACCCCATGCGCGTGCCCGCGCCGCGACTGCCGCGGTCCAGAACGGTGGCTCCGTCGCGCGGCAGGGCGGAGCCGGGCCGGTCGCCGCGTGCTGCGAACAGCGCCGTCCGCCACAGCGCCGCCTTCGGCTTCAGCAGGCGCGGATCGAACAGATCGAGTGTGCCGATGGTGATCCCCGCAGCGCGGAGCCGCTTGCGCTCCTCCTGGCCGAGCGCGCCGAGTGGCTCCGCGACCGGATCGCGCGGGCTGATGCCGCCATGTTCGGCGAGCGTCGCCGCCACGGCGCGCAACGCGGGCGGCGCGTCGGGGTCGCGCAGGATCGCCTCCAGTTTCGGAAGCGCGCGGCAATGGCGCGCAATTTCGTCCGTCACCCAGCGGGACAGGCGGGCGCGAATCGCCTCGCGCTGCCTCGCGCCCAGACAATCCAGGCTGCGGTCGAGCGTGATTGCGGGGCGCGACAGTTCCGGGCCGCGATCCAGCCGGGCGACCGGTGATCCGTGCCAGATCAGCCCCGGTCCACCGTCGGCGCCGATGTGCAGCGTAATGGTGGAATTGTCGGCCGTGGCCAACGCCGCGCCGCGCCGCGCCAATTCTCCGCCCAGCCGCTTTTCCGCCGCAGCGAGCAACATGCGCTTGTCGGTCGCCCGCGCATCGGGCGCGACCGAAAAGCGGAAGCCGTCCAGCGTGCCGAGGACATGGCTGTCGACGCTCACCTCGCCGTCGGCGTCGATCTCGACCGGTATCTCGCCCGCACCGGCGCCGATCTGACGCAGCAGCATCGACGTGCGGCGATCGACGAAGCGCTGCGTCAGTCGTGCGTGCAGCGCGTCTGACAGCCGTTCCTCGACCGCGCGCGTGCGTTCGGC is a window encoding:
- the fdxA gene encoding ferredoxin FdxA — its product is MTYVVTEACIRCKYMDCVEVCPVDCFYEGENMLVINPSECIDCGVCEPECPAEAILPDTEPGLEKMLEINTKYSAEWPNVTTNAGQTPDDADAHKGEDGKFDKYFSAEPGKGD
- a CDS encoding S4 domain-containing protein gives rise to the protein MAEAAMRLDRFLWWARLAPSRKVAQAMAEAGTLRIDGRRIDRAHAAVRRGAIIAFARHGRVRVLRVEALPRRRGPPAEAACLYQDLQTANANSVDALGARA